The DNA sequence AAACTCTTTCATCTGTGGGATGCTCGGTATCCCACCGTTGCGACGCAAGTCGCGGAGCTGATCAAGCGCGCACTGCCGGACGCTACCGTCGAGCACATCGGCAGCACGGCCGTCCCGGGGTGCCACGGCAAGGGAGTTGTCGATCTCCTGTTGCTCTACAAGCCGGGGCGACTCGCCGCAGCGCGGGATGCGCTCGACACGCTCGGCTTTCAGCGCCAGCGCGGACTCGACCCGTTCCCTGAAGAACGCCCGATGCGGGTCGGCTCGAT is a window from the Thermomicrobiales bacterium genome containing:
- a CDS encoding GrpB family protein, yielding MPSDSPIGEYIYLDYSQADKLFHLWDARYPTVATQVAELIKRALPDATVEHIGSTAVPGCHGKGVVDLLLLYKPGRLAAARDALDTLGFQRQRGLDPFPEERPMRVGSIDYDGDTFRLHVHVVAEDSDEAATLIAFRERLRADPDLLATYVERKRAVIADGAPDNVAYNQGKETLIR